The Ictalurus punctatus breed USDA103 chromosome 17, Coco_2.0, whole genome shotgun sequence sequence GTGGAAATTCTTCTTGCATGTCAAATGCTACAAAGCTTATGTTTCTTAATATGATCCTATAAAGAATTGGAGAAAGGGATAaactatagatagatagatatcttGAAGTTTTTTATAGAATCTGATTTTAAATCCTCACATTCTGTGTTTCTGCAGTTGCGCTTGAACAGCATCAAAAAGCTATCGACTATTGCCTTGGCCCTGGGTGTTGAGCGGACACGCACAGAGCTTCTACCCTTCCTTACTGGTAtgtcgttttgttttttaatacctATGTAATGTTTGCAAGTAAGGCGAGACTAACTGAAAATGCTATTAGGAAATTTCTTTAGCTCAGGAGTGATCACTGCCTGACGTGCTAAAGCATTCCTGTCTGTTTTCATGCAGACACTATTTATGATGAGGATGAGGTGCTTCTTGCCCTGGCTGAGCAGCTGGGGAACTTCACCATGCTGGTCGGAGGGCCGGAGTACGTGCACTGCCTCCTGGTAAGACTTTTAACCAGTCAAACTGTGAAATGTTCAACCTGAAACTATTATGaagcaaaagtaaataaacaggGTTTAAAACGATCTGTCGGTTATCTAGTGAGCTAgaacttctttttctttctttctttctttctttctttctttctttttttttgattgacATTAAATTAGTAAACAGGGCGACAGTATAGCCTCCTGTTGGTCAGTATGCCTCTTTAATTCAATACACCGCTTGCTTTTCCCAAGCCACCGCTGGAGAGCCTGGCCACTGTGGAGGAGACAGTGGTTCGAGATAAAGCTGTGGAGTCACTGCGCAAGATCTCTCAGGAGCACTCACCCGTAGACCTCGAGGTGCACTTTGAGCCCCTGGTGAAACGATTGGCCAGCGGGGACTGGTTCACATCACGCACGTCTGCTTGTGGCCTGTTCAGCGTCTGCTACCCACGCGTCTCCAGCACCGTCAAGGCCGAGATCCGCCAGTGAGCGCCAGCCGTATTTAGTCATTGCATTTTAAGTCATCGTGAAATCGTGCCTTTTATTTCAGTAAGTATAAACTGAAGGTGTGCTGAGGTATCGATGTCATCTCTATAGGTACTTCCGTACCCTTTGCTCGGATGATACGCCCATGGTGAGGCGTGCTGCTGCTTCCAAACTGGGCGAGTTTGCCAAGGTACTGGAGCTGGACTATGTAAAGAGTGATATCATCCCGCTTTTTACAGCGCTGGCTTCTGATGAGCAGGTAAACACAAACGCGCATGGTCTCCAGTAGAATGGGGCAGtatggcaaaaaaaagaaaatcacattaCAATGAGTGTACATTATGTATTTAACATGGGGAAATGAGGGTAAAATTAAACTTTTGGTACAAATATATATCCAATCAGCTACTCGCTACCATCAGTAACAGTAAAGTTTGTGTAACACAAGTCCTGATGATATCCACAGCGTCTTAGAaaagctgtgtcccaaatgatgtacttGCACTACGAACTATGTACTCTATCATCTAgcgtatgaattttagaagggtagtatcgtctcaaatggaacactaactgaaagtataagccgcttccgaGTCGATGGCAAATAATTCAACACCACTAGAGGCAACGAAAATGAATGTCGGTGTATCAAATTAACAAACggtgaaatacatttttatcgAAGAAGTGCGTTATAAGGGGTACGTTGAAGTGCATTTCTTCTTGTTTGacttttcagtgtgaacacactgcTTACACGATTTCTACTACAAAATACAACATGCCGTCGAATAATTACTGcataagtatgcgatttgggatgCAGCTTTTACTGTTTTGTAGCTTAAATTATGATATTAACGTGTTGTCATACTCCAGCCCAACCTTTACGCACATCCAACTGTCTAcgtgaagtgttttttttaaaaaatttatttatttatttatttatttatttatttatttatttatttatttaaacagcaGTGTCCTCCGTTATGTTTTAGGACTCTGTGCGGCTTCTAGCAGTCGAAGCTTGCGTCAGCATCGCCACCCTGCTGCTCCAAGAGGACTTGGAGGGTCTTGTGATGCCAACGCTCCGCCAGGCTGCCGAGGATAAGTCATGGAGGGTGCGCTACATGGTAGCGGACAAGTTCTCTGAGGTAGGCCGTCAAAACTGCTGAAACATGTGGTACGTGAGCCAATAAGTAGCTGGTGATTATTAAGTAGCAGTCCCATTACTATTCCATGTTATACATTTTCTCCAAAAGCAAGGCCCACCAAAATGAACGTGCTGCCAGAAAGTCTGGCTGGGTCAGAGTGGAGGAAATTGAGATGGCTTATTTCTTTGGAATGTgcgcttttgtgtgtgtgtgtgtgtgtgtgtgtgtgtgtgtgtgtgtgtgtgtgtgtgtgtgtgtgtgtgtgtgtgtgtgtatatatatatatatatatatatatgtgtgtgtgtgtgtatgtgtatatatatatatatatatatatatatatatatatatatatacatacacacacacacacacacacacacatatatatatatatatatatatatatatatatatatatatatatatatatatatatatatatatatatatatatatgtgtgtgtatatatatatatatatatatatatatatatatatatatatatatatatatatatatatatatatataaaaacatattacacacacaaagattAAGACATCAACAGTGCATGGTGGGATGTGCTGTCTTGTCATTTAATGTTCTTTGTCAGTATGTGAGCTCTCATTTTCTTGAATGATTTTTCaatgtagtgtgtgttgtgttcctGTTTGGGCAGACAAGTTTGATTTGTTATACTGCTCAGATCTATACATGCGTGTTCGTTATGCTGTTAATGTGGTACCGATCCATCCATCCTAACGTATACTTGTTTCTGTAgttaggattttcttgttggcGAAGTTGGAAACACTGATGTTTAACACTGGGCGAATTTTATTTAGTAATtgcaaataatttatttaataatttttttttgtttatttttttcttctctctttttcttttaagttGCAACAAGCAGTGGGTCCAGAAATCACCAAGAATGATCTAGTCCCAGCATTTCAGAGTTTACTGAAAGATTGTGAGGCAGAGGTGCGGGCTGCAGCTGCGAATAAGGTGAAAGGTAAGCGAGACTGTCCCCTGTGCCAAATACTTTAACAAGGTGCTTAAGTAATAACAGAGATACCATGTTTGGGATGCATTTCCatcttatgtttttttgttttttccactcATACAGAGTTCTGTGAAAATTTGCCAGAAGACAACCGTGAGAATATGATCATGAATCAtgtcctgccttgtgtcaaggTGAAGTGCTGTCAttacttagtttttttttattttatttttatttatttttttttttttttaatataaatgtattagtATCAGACGGGATGCCTGATGCACCTTTTTATCACTCAAAGCCGATAAAACAAATCTCAGTAAGTCACCGAATGCGAAAGAGTAGGGTCATGTAGGGCTAAGTCCCTGGTGTAAGGTTCAGTGTTTTTCTATAGGTCATGTTGGGGGTTGTTCATTTCACTTCCGAATTTACATGTTTACTACATTTCCCCTCCTAACTTCCACATCTGACGTGTTATGAGGCCACAGCGTTCAGGTTCCCTGGAGTCCATGGGCAGCAGGGGTCACTGTTGATTCCACACTTAATATTCCTGTATAATTTTCAGTTTCCAGCATCCTCAGTTTGGAATCAGAGCATTAGTAGAGGATTAGATTGACTTGGGTAATCTGTCAGACAGTGGAAAGTTTGGCTAGAGCAGAGGTTATGAGGAAGCTTGGGATCAGTGCTTCTTCAGTGCTGGGTTAGTACTTATTGCGTGTTCCTATATTTAGGCAGTTTATAATTTGATTAATGTCTTTGCACCTTGAGGTGATGGAAGCTTGAAGTGTTGAGTGTTTTTCTTTGGTTTGTCATTCAGGACGTGTCATGATGCAATGTCAGTATATTTACGTCTACTCCGAGGTTATTGGGTTTACTGAACCCCATAAAATACCAATTATGGCCCACTTGTACTTTCATCTAAACAGGCTTATGATGCTTTCGGAGTGCCGAGAAGAAGAATTTCTCTGAAACTACCCACTTGATGCTCCCAGAAACACTAGagtttaacttatttatttatttatttatttatttattttatcatgtATTCTACATATTTATAAACTGACAAATGAAAGCAGTATTGTGTTTAACTCCACCAGTCATTAAAGAGATTGAACTGGTTGGTCAGGTGGAATAgtttttcattaatttatcacgcgtatttatttatttatctatttattgattgattgattgattgattgatttatggACAGTGAAGTTTCTCTTAGCGTTCTGAAAGGCTGTGAAGGCTCAGGGATTTCTGTGTCGTTTCTGTCGACTGATGGTTACAGGTTTGACCAAACATAGGGAGGTTTTAACACCGTGTCCACTGCCGAGTGGCATAAAAAGATTAAACGCACGTCTCTACAATGCTCTGTGAATTACAAGAACTGTGAAATCCGTGAAATTTAAAACTGACACTAAAACATTATCTTGCTTAGATTTGACACCGTAATCTATAAATCAGTTTATCGTTTACTCATTAATTCATGATAAATGACTCGGCAGAAAGTCTGAAACGAAGGCGTTTGATGTGGAGAAGCATTTTGGGCTGGGTTAATTGACTAAGCTTCTTGTTGTGATTTGCCATGGATGGTTGTGAAGTATTCTGTGAGGATGTGCGCTTCAGCTAGAAGGTAATCACCATGTCTCTGATTAGAACCCCTTGAACGAATCGgctaattttgtttttttcctcatctctctctctccttgtgcttgttgaacagGAGCTGGTGTCAGACACAAATCAGCACGTGAAGTCTGCCTTGGCCTCCGTCATCATGGGCCTCTCCACTATCCTGGGCAAGGACAACACCGTGGAGCATCTGCTCCCCCTTTTCCTGGCCCAGCTGAAGGACGAGGTAGTACACTGGGCCCTCTGCCCACTCTCTCTGCCTCCATCTTCCGCATGTGTTATGAGCACACACGCCGGCTCTGTTTTCTCCCATAAGCCCCTTTATCTGGTAACTTAACAGTAATTAAAATGAAGTCTGTCCGCTGAAATTCCAAGACAATCGACACAGCAAACGTTTACCGAAAGAAGCCAATATATAACTGGGTAAGAGGGTCCTGTGTTCATTGAAACATTTGGCTGTGTGTAAAATTAGTACTAAATAATAATCAATGAATAGCAAGAAAAAGGTGTGGAAATGAGAGGAATTTTAGAACTAAAGGGTAGGGCCAGGAAATGTATCGATATCATGATAAACGTTTATGCAGagcacttttctgagatatggTTGGTATAgtgatatttttaataattacaaattaagtGGTACTGAACGGATGCCTTTGATTTGatgtcattaaaaacaaaacaaacttctGTTTCTTTGTAGgtgttaaagaaaagtatcgtcaTACACAGTTGAccgtttttgtttattttactactgttttgcagacagtttgttaacgaaatattatatatatatatatatatatatatatatatatatatatatataatcatcaCGATACATGAGGACATTTCTGCGACACACatcacgatatatatatattatatatatatatatatatatatatatatatatatatatatatatatatatatatatattatatatataatatatataatatatatatatcgtgatGTGTGTCGCAGAAATGTCCTCATGTATCGTGATGATTTTGCCATATCTCTCAGCCCTACTCAAGGGGTTGTTGGCCATATGTACTGAAGACAACAACTTCATGGTTACATTGCACACTACAGTCACCAGCAGACTGCTAAAATGGTGTAAATATCAGTCAATTTGGAGCTTTTAATGGCTGTTCTCATCCCTAATGCTCCTGATTGATTTACCCTTGATTACCTTTTGGCCCCTGAATTAGTCTTAGTgaaaaacatcacacactgagGAGTATCGCTGTCGGAGAATTTCACacacgcatgcgcacacacaaaaaaacaaactgacACAGTGAaatttctttttccttccttttgaaACTGcactgacctttgaccctgttGTGAAGTTGGTCGAGTGCCgaaatcaaaacattttagatGAGGTCCTATCCAAAAGCCTGCCTCCtatgtttatgattttttttccccctctgtttTATTGGCTTACTCTTGAAAGTCAAACATTTGTTCGGAAAATGTTTAGCACTGAAGTCTACAAATTCTCTCCTGCAGAATGTTTCCATTGGCTGCTTATGTCCACCCTCGTGTTTGGCAGAACTAGAAGTGATGTCTGGGTTTGAGTCACTCATCACAGTATCACGTTTGGTAGCGAGTCATCCGAGGTCTGGCGAATATACGTGTGAGCGGCAGCAAAATCTGGAGTCGAGTCCTCAAGCAACCTTTTAAGGAAATATTAAAGcctttttggttttgtttaacAGACTGCGATCACACACTGGTcattttggcaaaaaaaaaaagag is a genomic window containing:
- the ppp2r1bb gene encoding serine/threonine-protein phosphatase 2A 65 kDa regulatory subunit A beta isoform yields the protein MAGAEGDDSLYPIAVLIDELRNEDVQLRLNSIKKLSTIALALGVERTRTELLPFLTDTIYDEDEVLLALAEQLGNFTMLVGGPEYVHCLLPPLESLATVEETVVRDKAVESLRKISQEHSPVDLEVHFEPLVKRLASGDWFTSRTSACGLFSVCYPRVSSTVKAEIRQYFRTLCSDDTPMVRRAAASKLGEFAKVLELDYVKSDIIPLFTALASDEQDSVRLLAVEACVSIATLLLQEDLEGLVMPTLRQAAEDKSWRVRYMVADKFSELQQAVGPEITKNDLVPAFQSLLKDCEAEVRAAAANKVKEFCENLPEDNRENMIMNHVLPCVKELVSDTNQHVKSALASVIMGLSTILGKDNTVEHLLPLFLAQLKDECPEVRLNIISNLDCVNEVIGIRQLSQSLLPAIVELAEDAKWRVRLAIIEYMPLLAGQLGVEFFDEKLNSLCMAWLVDHVYAIREAATCNLMKLVEKFGAEWAQNTIVPKVLGMANDPNYLHRMTTLFCINALSEACGQEITTKHMLPIVLKMSNDQVANVRFNVAKCLQKIGPVVDGNSLQTEVKPVLEKLATDQDMDVKYFAQEAISVLALA